From the genome of Streptomyces xanthophaeus:
CGTACATGAGGTCGGACCAGATGACCGTCTCGCCACGGAGCCGGATCTGGATGGTCAGCAGGGGCGACCCCGGTTCGTGTGGTTCCCCGGCCGCCACGGCTGCGCTGCGCGGCATGTCAGTCGGATGGAGCGGTCCGCCCGGGCGGAGCAGCCGCCCCGGTCCGAGACCGGCCATCCCGCTGTCGCTGCGGGCCACCACGTCGAGGCCGTCGACGAAGAGGTAGGTGTGGACGGCCGCACACACCGGCGGCCCGGGGCACGCGCTGATGAACAGCGTGCTCTTCGCGTCGTCGCTCCGCCTGTCGGGCGCGGTGGCCCTCGGCACGCGCGGGGATCTACGCGGCATCCGCCTGATGTGAGGTCATGGCGCGATCCTAGCGGCTGCGCGCCGCGCCAGCTCCGTCGGCCGCGGCGCGGGTCCAACACCTGCTGCCCGGGCGGGGGTTGCCGTGCGGCCCCGCAGGCCGGGGGATGCCAACCCTTTTTGAGCTGTACGGCAGGAAACGTTGGGGTTCCCCTGGTTCGGTCAGGGGCGGGAGGCTAGGCTTCACCGAGCCCGAATCACTCGAACGCCTTGTCGACATATGGAGAATCCGCCGGTGCGAGCCGCCGCCCGACCCGATCTCGCCGCCATCTGGCGCCGCACCTGGGCACTGGCGCAGGAGCACGGGCAGGATCCGGCCGAGGTGCTGGCGGTGGAGCGGCTGAGTCATCTGTCCGGGGTCGAACCCGGGCGCGTACCCCAGGTGGTGGCGGGCACCGCCGTGGAGGCGCCGCTGGAGCGGCGGGTGCACCAGCGGTTCCTGCGGCTGCGCGCGACCCGGCGCGACAAGCACGGCCGGGAGTGGTCGCTGGCGGCCATCGCCGACGACTTCGACGCCCCCGGCGCCTCTCTCGGGCCGCTCAACGCCGGTACCGGGCTGCCCCGGATGGGTCACGCGGCCGGTGTGCAGCGGTTCTTCGGCGTCCATGCCGGTTTCCTCCTCGCCGACAGCAAGAGCGCGGTGGAGCGGGCCCTCGCCCTGTCAGCCACCACCGTCTCCGACGGCCGGGACGACCTGGAACACCTGTCGTACCTCACCGGCATGACCCCGCAGGCCATCCGGCTCACCCTCGACGGAAGGCCGCCCCGGCTCCCGCTCAAGGAGCAGGTGCACCTGCGGTTCGAGCACCTGCGCCGCACCCGTGTACGGGAGGACGGCCAGCCCCACTCGCTGGCGGCCATCGCCAAGTCCTTCGACGCGTCGGGGCAGTCGCTGACCCGCCTCGCCCAGGGCGAGGGCCTGCCCAACCTCGCCGCGGCCGCCGGGATCCAGCGTTTCTACGGCGTCGAGGGCGGCTTCCTGCTGGCCGACGACACCGAGGCGCTCTCCAGCGCCCTCGCCCTGATCGAGGGGGAGTTGGAGTCGGCGGTACGGGACCGGGAGAACCCGATGCTGGCGGTTCTGCGGGCGCACGACGTACGCAGCATCGTCACGCGGGCCGGACGGCTGTCGCCCCAGGGCTGGAAGTCGCTGGCCGACCACTTGGACGACCTCCTCGCGCGCGAGGGGCAGCTCGGAGTTCCGGGCACGAAGAGCGGGGCGCCGACCGAGGGCGCCGCCGCCGAGGGAGAAACACCATGAGGACCACACGGGCCATGCGCAAGCTGGGCTCCGAACTCCTGGAGGGAGCGCGCCTGACGCCGCCGGCCGATGCCAGGGAGATCATCGGGGCGCTGTGCGCCGCCTACTCCGAGCGGCGCGGCGGAGAGCGGAAGGTCGATTTCCATTTCACCTCCTTCCCGCCCGACACCGCGAGCGGGCTGTGGCTCGAGCTGGACGACGTCGACCTGATCGTCGTCGAGCAGCACACCCGGCCCGAACACCAGCTCGTCATCGCGTGCCACGAGTTGTGGCACCTGGACGAGGGCACCTGCGACAGCCTCGGTCCTGGCATGCTGGTGGCTGCCCGGCTGGCCGGACACCCCGGCCGTCTCGCCGACCTGCTGACCTCCGGCTCCGGGCTGGACGCGGTGGTCCGGCAGGCCGCCGCCCGCGCCGACCACGGGGATCCGGCGGAGATCCGGGCCGAGACCTTCGGCCTGCACCTCGGCAACACCCTGCGCTCCTACCTGCCCTCGCCCCGCGAACAGCAGCTCCCCGAGGCCATCGAGCGCATCAAGTCCTCGCTCGGCTGGGGAAGCCCCGTGCCACGCCGCGACCCGCACCAGCCGGTCGCCGCACCCCTCACGCCGATGCCCTCAGCACGGCCCTGACAGAGAGCACGCCACGATGAACCAGTCCACCCCGCCCCGCCACGCCGTCGTCATAGGCGGCAGCCTGGCCGGCCTCCTCGCGGCCGCTGTCCTCGCCGAGCACGCCACGGTCACCGTCATCGACGCCGACCCGCTGCCCGAGGGGCCGGCCCCGCGCCGTGGGCTCCCGCAGGCCCGGCACACCCACCTGCTGTGGTCGGGCGGCGCCCGGGCCATCGAGCAGATCCTGCCCGGCATCACCGCCGACTGGACGAAGGCGGGCGCCATCCGCCGCAGCCTGCCCACCGACCTCGTCTCGAAGTCCGCCCAGGGATGGATCCCGCGGTGCGGGGAGAAGCAGTTCAACATCTCCTGCAGCCGCGATCTCCTCGATTCGGTGATCCGCGCCCGGGTGACCGGCCTGAAGGGGGTCTCCACCCTCCAGCGGAGCCGGGTCCGCGCCCTGGAGGGCACGGCGTCCCGGGTCACCGGCGTCCTCGTCGACACTCCGGAGGAAGCGGGCCGGCTCCTGACCGCCGACCTCGTGGTCGACGCGAGCGGTCGCGGCTCGCGCGCCCGGACCTGGCTCCAGGCGCTCGGCGTCACCGGCATCCGGCAGGCCGAGGTCGACTCGGGCCTCGTCTACGCGACGAGGATCTTCGAAGCCCCGGCCGGAGCCCACGAGATGGGCTTCCCCATCATCAACGTCCAGTCCGACCCCCGGGTGCCCGTCCCGGGCCAGACGGCCACGATCGTGCCCATCGAGAACGGCCAGTGGCAGGCCACCCTCTCGGGGACCCGCGGCGGCCAGCCGACCGGCGACCCCGACGCGTTCATCCCGTTCGCCAAGGCCGTCCGCGACCCGATCGTCGGGGAGCTCCTGGAGGGCCGCAAGCCCCTGACGGACGTCGCCGTCACCCAGGGCACCGCAAACCGCCGGATCTACTTCGAGAAGGCCGAGCTGCCCGACGGCTTCTTCGCCGTCGGCGACTCCGTCGCCACCTTCAACCCGCTGTACGGACAGGGCATGACCGTCGCGGCCCAGGGGATCCTGGCCGTACGCACCCTGCTGCGTGCGAAGGGACTGGAGCACCCCGGGATCGGCCGCGAGGCGCAGCGCGTCATCGCGCCGCAGGTCAGCACCGCCTGGGAGCTGGCCACGTCGCAGGACATCCTGTATCCGGGAGCCACCGGCATCAAGCCGCGCGCCGGCACCGGTCTGCTCAACGTGTACGTCAACAGGCTGATGACGGGAGCGACCACCGACGAGACGCTCACCGCCGCCCTGTTCAAGGTCCTCACCATGAGCACCGCGCCCACCCACTGGCTCCACCCGTCGGTGGTCTGGCACGTCCTGCGCGCTTCGGACCGGGGCGCGCTGAAGGCGCCGCCGCTCACCGCCGCCGAGCGGGCCGTCGCCGGGCTGGACCGGGCGCCCGGCACGACGCCCGGTGCCGGCACGGGCCCGTCGGCGGACCCGGCCGGCCCCGCCGACGCCGTCGGACAGGCCCGATGAGCGGCAGGTTCCTGCCGCTCCTGCCCGCCTCCCTGATGGTCCTGGCGCTGCTGATCAAGCTGCCGAAGCTGCGCCGGGACCGGGACCGGCCGCTGAACCGGACGGCGTGCGCACTGCTCGCCGTCGGGGCACCCATCAACTTCCTCGCATCGCCGTCGACCATCGCCACGGTCAACCGTCACACCGGCGTGGTCAACTTCTCCGCGCCCCTGGTGTTCGGCCTGTGCACGGTGTTCTCCGGGCTGTGCGTCGTCCTGGTGCTGCAGTGGCGCGGCGGGCCGCCCGCGGCCGTGCGCCGGGCCACCCGGCTGACCACGGCCCTGTTCGGCACCGCGACCGCGGCCATCGTCGTCCTGTTCGTGATCGGCGACGCACCGGTGGAGCGGCTCCAGGACCTGGACACGTACTACGCGACCACGCCCTGGATCCGCGAGATGATCGTCTGCTTCCTCGTGGCGCACACCCTGGGCACCTCGGCGCTGACCTGGCTGTGCGGCAAGTGGCTGGCGCGCGCCGACCGTGCGATGCGCCCGCTGCGCACGGGGCTGGCCCTGATCGTGGTCGCCGGGCTGATGGACCTGGCCTACCTGGCCGCCAAGTGGGCCTCGGTCGTGGCTCGCTGGACCGGCCACGACCTGGTGTTCCTGTCGACGGACGTGGCGCCGCCACTGGCGGGGGCCGCCGGGCTGCTGCTCGGTGCCGGGTTCGTCGTGCCGCTGGTGGGCGGGTCGGCGACATGGCTGGCCTTCAGCCAGTACCGGCGGCTGCGCCCGCTGTGGAAGGCGCTGCGCGGATTCGCCGCGACCCAGGGACGGACCGTGCCGCTGGCCTGGTGGTCCCCGGTGGGGATCCGGCTCATCCACCGGGAGTCGGTCATCGACGACGGCATCCTGGCGCTGGCCGGCTGGTTCGACCCCCGGGTGCGCAGCGCCGCGTACGAGGAGGCCCGGGGCCGGGGTATGGGCGAGGCACGGGCCGCCGCGGTCGCGGACGCGGCCGTCCTGGCGGCAGCCTGCCACCGCAAGGCCGCCGCCGCGAGCGGATCCGCGCCGGGGCCGGCCGCGATCCCGGAGCCCTACCGTCTGGGCCGGCGGCCCCTGACCGCCCTGGCGGACGCGTTCCGTACCTCCGACATCGTCGCCGCGGCCCACGACGCGGCCACCGCCGGCACGCGGGAGCTGAACCCCGACCCGGTCGGCGCCTGAGACGCACAGCCCCCGGGGAAACGCGACGCCCCGGACCGATGGCCGGCCGGGGCGTGCGCGTGGGGCGCGGGCGTGCGTCGTACGCGGGACCCGCGCGGTGGGATCAGAGCTCCGCGAGGTCCAGGCCGGCCTGCGCGGCGGCCGCCTGCACGGTCTGCTCCAGCAGTACGGCGATGGTCATCGGGCCGACACCACCCGGCACCGGAGTGATCAACGAGGCCCGGGCGGCGGCCGACTCGAAGTGCACGTCGCCGACGTTGCCCTCGTTGTAACCGGCGTCCAGGACCACCGCGCCCGGCTTGATGTCCTCGCCCCGGATGAACTCGGCCTTGCCGACGGCGGCGACCAGCACGTCCGCCTGGCGCACGATCGAGGGCAGGTCCTGGGTGCGCGAGTGGCAGTAGGTGACGGTGGCGTTCTGCTCCAGCAGCAGCATCCCGGCCGGCTTGCCCAGGATCGCGCTGCGGCCGACGACGACGGCGTGCTTGCCGGTCAGGTCCACGTCGTAGGCGGCGAGCAGGCGCATGATGCCGCCGGGGGTGCAGGAGACGAAGCCCGGCAGCCCGAAGCCCATGGCGGCGAAGGAGTGCATGGTGACCCCGTCGACGTCCTTGCCCGGGGCGATGGCCTCGAAGGCAGCACGCTCGTCGATGTGGTGCGGGACGGGGTGCTGGAGCAGGATGCCGCTGATCTCCGGGTCCTCGGACAGCGCGGTGAGGGTGGCCACCAGCTCCTCGGTGGTCGTCCCGGCCGGCAGCTCGACGTGGCGGGAGGTGATCCCCGCCTTGGCGCAGCGGTTCTGCTTCATGCGGACGTAGGTCACGGAGGCCGGGTCCTCGCCGACCAGCACGGTCGCGAGGCAGGGCGCGGTGCCGGTGCGCTCGGTGATCTTCGCCGCGTGGGCGGCGGTCTGCTCCGAGATGCGGCGGGCGAGGGCCGTGCCGTCCATCAGCCGGGCGGAGCCGGTGACAGGGGCAGAGGCAGAGGCAGTCTGGGCAGTCGTCACGGGGTCTCCTGAACGTCGCTGCGGATCGCGGTTCGCCCAGGCGCGCGGCAGTCGGCGTACCGGAGGTCCACAGGTACGCCGGGCCGCTCCCCGGTGGTGATCCACCCGAACGCCAGTCACGGCCCGCCGACCACTGTAGTCGACATATCCGGTGGTTGTCGGGCGTCCGACCTGGGACGATCAATGCATGACGCGTACTTTCGACCATCTTGTCGCCGAGGCCGAGTCCGTCTCGGTGGACGGCTGGGACTTCTCCTGGCTCGACGGCCGGGCCACCGAGCAGCGTCCCTCCTGGGGGTACCAGCGGCTCATGGCCGAGCGCCTGACCCTGGTCCGGTCCGCGCTGGACATCCAGACCGGTGGCGGCGAGGTGCTGGCCGGGTGCGCTCCGCTGCCGCCGCTCACGGCGGCCACCGAGTCCTGGCCACCCAACGTGGAGAAGGCGACGCGGCTGCTGCACCCGCTGGGCGCCGTGGTGGTCGCCGACGCCGACGAGCCGCCGCTGCCCTTCGGCGACGCGGCCTTCGAGCTGGTGACCAGCCGGCACCCGGTGACCATCTGGTGGGAGGAGATCGCGCGGGTGCTGACGCCGGGCGGCAGCTACCTCTCGCAGCAGGTCGGTCCGGCGAGCGTCTTCGAGCTCGTCGAGTACTTCCTCGGCCCGCAGCCGGAGGAGATCCGGCGTGCCCGGCACCCCGACGACGCGGTCGCCGACGCCACCGCGGCCGGCCTCGAAGTCCTCGATCTGCGCTCCGAACGTCTGCGCACGGAGTTCCACGACATCGGAGCCGTGATCTACTTTCTACGGAAGGTGATCTGGATGGTGCCCGGCTTCACGGTCGGGCAGTACCGGGACCGGCTGCGTGAGCTCCACGAACGGATCGAACGCGAAGGTCCGTTCGTCGCTCACACCGCCCGCTTCCTCATCGAGGCCCGCAAAACGGGCTGATCTGAAGGGCGGACGGATCTGCGCCGGATCGGGTTGCGTGGCCACAGCGTGGCGCAGGTCACTCAATTCAGCGCGTAACGAATCGACTCGGGCATGCGATGAACCGACAGGTGTCCTCGCGCGGCCCGGAATACAGACCCCCCTCGGGTCTGTTTCCCGAGTTCGCGCGATGATGTCCCGCCCACCCTTAATCTGTTCGCAACGAGAGGCTCCTTGTGTCGCTCAGCCCGTCCCGTACGTTCCCTCCGGAGATCGCCGAATCCGAGGCCCTTGTCGCGCTCGTCGAGCGCGGCCGCGAGCAGGGTCACATCAACGGTGACGACGTGCGCCAGGCCTTCGAGGCCGGCCGCATCCCGGTGGACCAGTGGAAGCGGGTCCTGCGCAGCCTGAACCAGGTCCTGGACGAGGAGGGTGTCGCCCTCCACGTCAGCGCGGCCCCCGCCACCAAGGCTGCCGCCAAGAAGCCCCGCAAGGCTGCCGCCGCCCCGGCCCGCACCGTGGCCAAGAAGGCCACCGCGGCGCCGCGCCCCATCGGCGCCCGCAAGACCGCGGCCACCACCGCGGCGACGGCCGTCACCACCACCGCCACGGCGATATCCGCTTCGTCGGCCGCAGCCATCGGGGACGAGGCGTCGGCCGAGGCCGCCGCCGAGCCGAAGAAGCGCACGGTCAAGAAGACCGCCGCCAAGAAGACCGCCGTGAAGAAGACCGCGGCGAAGAAGACCAGCGCCAAGGACGCCGACGAGGGCGAGACCCCCGTCGTCGAGGGCGAGGACTGGGCTGCCGAGGACCTCGCCGACGAGGCCGAGGACGAGGCGCCCAAGGCCGGCGGCACCCAGGGCTTCGTCCTGTCCGACGACGACGAGGACGACGCCCCGGCGCAGACGGTCATGGTGGCCGGTGCCACCGCCGACCCCGTCAAGGACTACCTCAAGCTCATCGGCAAGGTGCCGCTCCTCAACGCCGAGCAGGAGGTGGAGCTCGCCAAGCGCATCGAGGCGGGCCTGTTCTCCGAGTACAAGCTCGAAGAGGAGGAGGACCACAAGCCCGCCTTCAAGCGCGAGCTGGAGATCCTGGTCGAGGACGGCCGCCGCGCGAAGAACCACCTGCTGGAGGCCAACCTCCGTCTCGTGGTCTCCCTCGCCAAGCGCTACACCGGTCGCGGCATGCTCTTCCTGGACCTGATCCAGGAGGGCAACGTCGGCCTGATCCGCGCGGTCGAGAAGTTCGACTACACCAAGGGCTTCAAGTTCTCCACGTATGCGACCTGGTGGATCCGGCAGGCGATCACGCGTGCCATGGCCGACCAGTCGCGCACCATCCGCATCCCCGTGCACATGGTCGAGATCATCAACAAGCTCGCCCGCGTGCAGCGCCAGATGCTCCAGGACCTGGGCCGTGAGCCCACCCCGGAGGAGCTGGGCAAGGAACTCGACATGACCCCCGAGAAGGTCATCGAGGTCCAGAAGTACGGCCGTGAGCCGATCTCCCTGCACACCCCCCTGGGTGAGGAGGGCGACAGCGAGTTCGGTGACCTCATCGAGGACTCCGAGGCGGTCGTCCCGGCGGACGCGGTCTCCTTCACGTTCCTCCAGGAGCAGCTCCAGTCCATCCTGGGCACGCTCTCGGAGCGCGAGGCGGGCGTGGTCTCCATGCGCTACGGCCTCAACGACGGCCAGCCGAAGACCCTGGACGAGATCGGCCGCGTGTACGGGGTCACCCGTGAGCGCATCCGCCAGATCGAGTCCAAGACCATGTCGAAGCTGCGCCACCCGTCGCGTTCGCAGGTGCTGCGCGACTACCTCGACTGAGCCGATCTGCTCCGGCACGCCCCTGACCTGCGGACCCGCGGGTCAGGGGCGTTCTGCATCCGGCCACGGGCCGGTCCGGTTCAGGTCAGATCAGGTCAGGTCAGGTCAGGTCAGGCGGAAGACGGGTCCCCTGGGGGTGAAGGGCAGCGAGGCACCCTGGGGGATCAGATAGGCGTGCTCACGCCGGATGCGCAGGGTGTCGCACCAGCCGTCCGTGATCACCAGGACCGGGGCCCCGGGCGGGAAGTCCTCCGCCCGCTGCAGCAGGTCGATGCCCGGCTGCAGCTCGGTCCCGCCGCGCCCGCGGACCCGTACGCGGCCCGCGATCTCGGTCGGGGGAAGATAGCCCCCGTCGTAGGGCGCGGCGTCGCAGAAGACGACGCGTGCCGCCGGTACGTCGCGGGCCTGCGCGTACGAGGCGATCG
Proteins encoded in this window:
- a CDS encoding RNA polymerase sigma factor; its protein translation is MSLSPSRTFPPEIAESEALVALVERGREQGHINGDDVRQAFEAGRIPVDQWKRVLRSLNQVLDEEGVALHVSAAPATKAAAKKPRKAAAAPARTVAKKATAAPRPIGARKTAATTAATAVTTTATAISASSAAAIGDEASAEAAAEPKKRTVKKTAAKKTAVKKTAAKKTSAKDADEGETPVVEGEDWAAEDLADEAEDEAPKAGGTQGFVLSDDDEDDAPAQTVMVAGATADPVKDYLKLIGKVPLLNAEQEVELAKRIEAGLFSEYKLEEEEDHKPAFKRELEILVEDGRRAKNHLLEANLRLVVSLAKRYTGRGMLFLDLIQEGNVGLIRAVEKFDYTKGFKFSTYATWWIRQAITRAMADQSRTIRIPVHMVEIINKLARVQRQMLQDLGREPTPEELGKELDMTPEKVIEVQKYGREPISLHTPLGEEGDSEFGDLIEDSEAVVPADAVSFTFLQEQLQSILGTLSEREAGVVSMRYGLNDGQPKTLDEIGRVYGVTRERIRQIESKTMSKLRHPSRSQVLRDYLD
- a CDS encoding MAB_1171c family putative transporter, which codes for MSGRFLPLLPASLMVLALLIKLPKLRRDRDRPLNRTACALLAVGAPINFLASPSTIATVNRHTGVVNFSAPLVFGLCTVFSGLCVVLVLQWRGGPPAAVRRATRLTTALFGTATAAIVVLFVIGDAPVERLQDLDTYYATTPWIREMIVCFLVAHTLGTSALTWLCGKWLARADRAMRPLRTGLALIVVAGLMDLAYLAAKWASVVARWTGHDLVFLSTDVAPPLAGAAGLLLGAGFVVPLVGGSATWLAFSQYRRLRPLWKALRGFAATQGRTVPLAWWSPVGIRLIHRESVIDDGILALAGWFDPRVRSAAYEEARGRGMGEARAAAVADAAVLAAACHRKAAAASGSAPGPAAIPEPYRLGRRPLTALADAFRTSDIVAAAHDAATAGTRELNPDPVGA
- a CDS encoding NAD(P)/FAD-dependent oxidoreductase, whose translation is MNQSTPPRHAVVIGGSLAGLLAAAVLAEHATVTVIDADPLPEGPAPRRGLPQARHTHLLWSGGARAIEQILPGITADWTKAGAIRRSLPTDLVSKSAQGWIPRCGEKQFNISCSRDLLDSVIRARVTGLKGVSTLQRSRVRALEGTASRVTGVLVDTPEEAGRLLTADLVVDASGRGSRARTWLQALGVTGIRQAEVDSGLVYATRIFEAPAGAHEMGFPIINVQSDPRVPVPGQTATIVPIENGQWQATLSGTRGGQPTGDPDAFIPFAKAVRDPIVGELLEGRKPLTDVAVTQGTANRRIYFEKAELPDGFFAVGDSVATFNPLYGQGMTVAAQGILAVRTLLRAKGLEHPGIGREAQRVIAPQVSTAWELATSQDILYPGATGIKPRAGTGLLNVYVNRLMTGATTDETLTAALFKVLTMSTAPTHWLHPSVVWHVLRASDRGALKAPPLTAAERAVAGLDRAPGTTPGAGTGPSADPAGPADAVGQAR
- a CDS encoding class I SAM-dependent methyltransferase; protein product: MTRTFDHLVAEAESVSVDGWDFSWLDGRATEQRPSWGYQRLMAERLTLVRSALDIQTGGGEVLAGCAPLPPLTAATESWPPNVEKATRLLHPLGAVVVADADEPPLPFGDAAFELVTSRHPVTIWWEEIARVLTPGGSYLSQQVGPASVFELVEYFLGPQPEEIRRARHPDDAVADATAAGLEVLDLRSERLRTEFHDIGAVIYFLRKVIWMVPGFTVGQYRDRLRELHERIEREGPFVAHTARFLIEARKTG
- a CDS encoding bifunctional 5,10-methylenetetrahydrofolate dehydrogenase/5,10-methenyltetrahydrofolate cyclohydrolase; protein product: MDGTALARRISEQTAAHAAKITERTGTAPCLATVLVGEDPASVTYVRMKQNRCAKAGITSRHVELPAGTTTEELVATLTALSEDPEISGILLQHPVPHHIDERAAFEAIAPGKDVDGVTMHSFAAMGFGLPGFVSCTPGGIMRLLAAYDVDLTGKHAVVVGRSAILGKPAGMLLLEQNATVTYCHSRTQDLPSIVRQADVLVAAVGKAEFIRGEDIKPGAVVLDAGYNEGNVGDVHFESAAARASLITPVPGGVGPMTIAVLLEQTVQAAAAQAGLDLAEL
- a CDS encoding toxin-antitoxin system, toxin component, with translation MRTTRAMRKLGSELLEGARLTPPADAREIIGALCAAYSERRGGERKVDFHFTSFPPDTASGLWLELDDVDLIVVEQHTRPEHQLVIACHELWHLDEGTCDSLGPGMLVAARLAGHPGRLADLLTSGSGLDAVVRQAAARADHGDPAEIRAETFGLHLGNTLRSYLPSPREQQLPEAIERIKSSLGWGSPVPRRDPHQPVAAPLTPMPSARP